A portion of the Glycine max cultivar Williams 82 chromosome 10, Glycine_max_v4.0, whole genome shotgun sequence genome contains these proteins:
- the LOC100797938 gene encoding actin-related protein 9 isoform X2 — protein sequence MDYLKSALPSQIMSERGSNLVVINPGSANVRIGLASQDTPFNIPHCIARHTEQIPNFTVIDKMLNSTVTTQQHIDREKAYDVIAPLLKIPFLDEEGPSNSFPRKMGRVDGHNPHIIRKDLPFTWTNVYEEATNSSVSLEGTDSKEPNASERKFKEFICGEEALRISPTEPYCFCRPIRRGHLNISQHYSMQQVLDDLHTIWDWILIEKLHIPRNERNMYSAVLVMPETFDNREIKEILSLVLRELCFGSAVVHQEGLAAVFGNGLSTACVVNIGAQVTSLICIEDGGALPSTGKTLPFGGEDISRAFLWTQRQRQTWPPIHSDVFGKPIDLLVLNQLKETYCEVKEGEFDAVAVVHSYENKVPAGPHKTRLSALNVPPMGLFCPMLLTPDAYPPPPRTWFHDYEDMLEDTWHIDFSRRADMSDTFYPNVNGGLPMWESYPVFSTKPKKEEKVGLAEAITNCILSTGRIDIQRKLFCSIQLTGGVALTSGLIAAVEERVLHAIPPNEAIDTVEVLQSRANPTFVSWKGGAILGVLDLGRDAWISREDWIHNGVHVGSNRKYKDSYYLQAQAMCYMNS from the exons ATG GATTACCTTAAATCTGCGCTTCCTTCTCAAATAATGTCAGAACGAGGCTCCAATCTGGTTGTTATCAACCCAG GTTCTGCAAATGTTAGGATTGGCTTGGCTTCACAGGATACCCCTTTTAATATTCCTCATTGCATTGCTCGCCATACCGAACAAATTCCTAACTTTACTGTTATAGATAAG ATGCTTAATAGTACAGTTACAACTCAACAGCACATCGATAGGGAAAAAGCTTATGATGTT attgcacCGTTATTGAAGATACCATTTCTGGACGAAGAAGGTCCCAGTAACTCTTTCCCCCGTAAG ATGGGACGTGTTGATGGACACAATCCTCATATTATCAGGAAAGATTTGCCCTTCACCTGGACTAATGTCTATGAGGAGGCCACTAATTCATCTGTGTCATTAG AAGGTACAGATTCAAAGGAACCTAATGCAAGTGAAAGAAAATTCAAAGAGTTCATTTGTGGTGAGGAAGCATTAAGAATATCCCCAACTGAACCGTATTGTTTTTGTCGTCCAATCCGCAGAGGACACTTGAACATTTCACAACATTATTCCATGCAGCAG GTACTTGACGATCTACATACTATTTGGGATTGGATTTTAATAGAGAAACTGCACATTCCTCGCAATGAAAGAAATATGTATTCTGCTGTTCTTGTGATGCCAGAAACATTTGACAATCGTG aaataaaagaaattctaTCTTTAGTACTACGAGAACTCTGCTTTGGCTCAGCAGTGGTACACCAG GAAGGTCTTGCAGCAGTTTTTGGAAATGGATTATCAACAGCATGTGTTGTGAATATTGGTGCTCAGGTGACATCACTTATATGCATTGAG GATGGAGGTGCTCTACCTTCAACTGGAAAGACTTTGCCTTTTGGTGGTGAG GATATATCAAGGGCCTTTCTCTGGACCCAAAGACAGCGCCAAACTTGGCCACCAATTCACTCAGATGTTTTCGGAAAGCCTATAGATCTGTTAGTGTTAAATCAACTGAAAGAGACATACTGTGAAGTCAAG GAGGGGGAATTTGATGCTGTTGCAGTAGTTCATTCATATGAGAACAAAGTGCCAGCTGGACCTCACAAGACAAGGCTTAGTGCTCTTAAT GTTCCTCCTATGGGATTGTTCTGTCCAATGCTTTTAACTCCTGATGCGTATCCTCCTCCTCCTCGTACTTG GTTTCATGACTACGAGGATATGCTTGAAGATACATGGCATATTGACTTTTCCCGGAGGGCTGACATGTCAGATACTTTCTATCCCAATGTTAATGGAGGATTACCAATGTGGGAAAGCTATCCAGTTTTTTCAACTAagccaaaaaaagaagagaaagtcgGCCTTGCAGAGGCTATTACTAACTGCATTCTCTCAACTG GTCGCATAGACATCCagagaaaattattttgtagCATACAATTG ACTGGCGGGGTGGCTTTGACAAGTGGCTTAATTGCAGCAGTAGAAGAAag AGTTTTACATGCCATTCCTCCAAATGAAGCAATTGATACAGTGGAG GTTCTACAATCAAGGGCAAATCCGACGTTTGTGTCTTGGAAGGGTGGGGCG ATTCTTGGTGTCCTTGATTTAGGCAGGGATGCATGGATAAGTCGGGAGGACTGGATTCACAATGGGGTCCACGTTGGAAGTAACAGAAAATACAAGGATTCATATTATCTTCAGGCTCAAGCTATGTGTTATATGAATTCTTGA
- the LOC100808577 gene encoding uncharacterized protein LOC100808577 precursor: MGFSSFLGRVLFASLFILSAWQMFNEFDDNGGPIVKELIPKLTVVRRNLSSKLGVAIPDINVRTVIASTMLLKGVGGVLFVLGSTFGSYLLLLYLGISTPILYDFYNYRSNIPEYYLLLNDFIQSTALCGALLFFIEMKYSITRRQMRKKTPKAKTV; the protein is encoded by the exons ATGGGCTTCTCCTCCTTTCTGGGTCGCGTCCTCTTTGCTTCCCTCTTCATCCTCTCAGCATGGCAGAT GTTTAATGAATTTGATGACAATGGTGGACCCATTGTAAAGGAGTTGATTCCCAAGCTCACTGTTGTGAGGAGAAATTTATCCTCCAAGCTGGGGGTAGCGATACCAGATATTAAT GTTCGGACAGTCATTGCCTCTACCATGTTACTAAAGGGGGTTGGAGGAGTTCTATTTGTGCTTGGCAGTACATTTGGATCTTATCTTTTG ctCTTGTATCTGGGGATTTCTACTCCAATTCTGTATGATTTCTACAACTATAGATCTAAtatccctgaatattatttACTGCTGAATGATTTCATTCAG AGCACAGCACTTTGTGGTGCATTGCTATTTTTTATAGAGATGAAGTactcgattaccagaaggcaaaTGAGGAAGAAGACCCCAAAAGCAAAGACAGTTTAG
- the LOC100809114 gene encoding uncharacterized protein At4g14450, chloroplastic, whose translation MSNPQTNNNRHQPSRLQRRAPSSLQINRAVEWNVAIPLLSPLASSPPPMELKPPQEPPQREAEKVTVSFKKWQHPAAPFCYEPAPMVPPFVPV comes from the coding sequence ATGTCAAATCCTCAAACAAACAATAACCGCCACCAGCCCAGCCGCCTGCAGCGCCGCGCCCCCTCCTCCCTGCAAATAAACCGCGCCGTCGAGTGGAACGTCGCCATCCCCCTCCTCTCCCCGCTCGCATCCTCTCCGCCGCCGATGGAGCTAAAACCGCCGCAAGAGCCGCCGCAGCGGGAGGCGGAGAAGGTCACCGTGTCGTTCAAGAAGTGGCAGCACCCCGCCGCACCTTTCTGTTACGAGCCCGCTCCCATGGTGCCTCCCTTCGTTCCCGTGTAG
- the LOC102664513 gene encoding uncharacterized protein: MSKAFSSKKYYSSLPPPPTPITAATSRAKKRQSPRSPLQDLNRISSSSNSSYASSSVSTEAPKGCLRFLSSSSFRTPVHRPKSLTKTPSSAPRAAALKQSKSNSSKENLPKGNAGLRTKTLASDKMQMTHKKNPPCLYQWQSGKKSGSRTGRKSNPCSAFNEHGKRLPRLPSASEELKEKEDILGGRNDNAGEHDAHVKLGCGAVNLTPSSKKVAGSYLEDIRLFGDVEENPNSSASRTPPIHNSLSPEIQCGSSLVPKTATPACYGAGYVVSGVADKRKCRPRGILTVEKNYSGSDKIAANSFDDDDDDARKKVMDTNDHASPSLLPLPTEAVVHWLSSPCNKGKKILSKEFENGLNQSQGLAESTTLASSTSPSSSSKTFWNVSDSSDLSGGANGIMRKISSSISPNGLAEFQVPSDYILSPSHSSLLFSPNPTPICRAGSSGKGKTDQYNLIDENSPFSLNSFGSGNVIQTPQSDSSSVLHVGLSLAHADNRKEDISNPGLNSSSKILLSENLLLNSSMPLEDSVNSSFQFDCLTMPCESIDLSKLPNFLDGQDPWLSSSTIENASQSQMRISWREGLMSQSYELDEFDCCRCLSDEEEEIANESGTNRFSGPQVNIETNDGKKLNSDVGITETEDTEQEIHGLDKEKIPALMSCSGAESISTDGGGLVASGDSDWTLCHVNKSFEV, from the coding sequence ATGAGTAAAGCATTTTCATCAAAGAAATATTATTCCTCTTTGCCTCCACCACCTACACCAATCACAGCTGCAACGTCCCGTGCGAAAAAGAGACAAAGTCCTAGAAGCCCTTTGCAGGATCTCAACCGCATTTCCAGCAGCAGCAACAGTAGTTATGCTTCTTCTAGTGTGTCCACTGAAGCCCCAAAGGGTTGTCTCAGGTTCTTGTCTTCCTCTTCTTTTAGAACCCCTGTCCACAGACCCAAGAGTCTCACAAAAACTCCCAGCTCGGCCCCTCGTGCAGCTGCACTGAAACAGTCTAAATCTAATTCCTCCAAGGAGAACCTTCCAAAGGGTAATGCTGGGTTGAGAACTAAGACACTTGCATCGGATAAGATGCAGATGACGCATAAGAAGAATCCCCCGTGCCTCTACCAATGGCAGTCTGGGAAGAAATCTGGTTCTAGGACTGGCCGAAAGTCCAACCCTTGTTCTGCTTTCAATGAGCATGGCAAGCGTTTACCTAGATTACCATCTGCATCAGAGGAGTTAAAGGAAAAGGAGGATATCTTGGGAGGGAGAAATGATAATGCTGGTGAGCATGATGCCCATGTCAAATTGGGTTGTGGTGCTGTAAACTTGACTCCTTCGAGTAAAAAGGTTGCTGGGTCGTATCTGGAGGATATTAGACTTTTTGGGGATGTGGAGGAGAATCCAAACTCGAGTGCTAGTAGAACACCGCCAATTCATAACTCTCTTTCCCCGGAGATACAATGTGGGTCTTCTTTGGTTCCAAAAACAGCAACACCTGCTTGTTATGGTGCTGGCTATGTTGTTTCTGGTGTCGCTGACAAGAGGAAATGTAGGCCTAGAGGGATTCTCACTGTAGAGAAGAACTATTCAGGCAGTGATAAAATAGCTGCtaatagttttgatgatgatgatgatgacgcGAGGAAGAAAGTAATGGATACTAATGACCATGCTAGTCCTTCCTTGTTACCTTTACCAACTGAAGCTGTAGTGCATTGGCTTTCTTCTCCATGTAACAAGGGAAAGAAAATTCTGAGTAAGGAGTTTGAAAATGGACTGAATCAAAGTCAGGGACTAGCAGAATCCACAACTCTTGCTTCCAGTACTTCACCATCATCCAGTTCTAAAACTTTTTGGAATGTAAGTGATAGCAGTGATTTGTCTGGTGGTGCTAATGGCATCATGAGAAAAATCAGTTCTTCAATTTCTCCAAATGGACTTGCTGAATTTCAAGTACCTTCTGATTACATATTATCACCTTCTCATTCATCCTTATTGTTTTCTCCCAATCCCACACCTATTTGTAGGGCAGGTAGCTCAGGCAAAGGAAAAACCGATCAATACAATCTCATTGATGAGAATTCTCCCTTTTCCCTGAATTCATTTGGTAGTGGAAATGTTATTCAAACTCCACAGTCAGATTCTAGTTCAGTTTTACATGTTGGATTGTCATTGGCGCATGCAGACAATCGAAAGGAAGATATTTCTAACCCTGGCCTTAACTCATCCAGCAAAATACTTCTATCAGAAAACTTACTCCTCAATAGTTCTATGCCCCTGGAGGATTCTGTTAATTCAAGTTTCCAATTTGATTGTTTAACTATGCCTTGTGAATCTATTGATCTCAGTAAACTTCCAAATTTTTTGGATGGTCAAGATCCTTGGTTATCTAGTTCTACAATAGAGAATGCTTCACAATCCCAAATGAGGATATCATGGAGGGAAGGGTTAATGAGCCAATCTTATGAGCTGGATGAGTTTGACTGCTGTAGATGCTTGtcagatgaagaagaagaaattgccAATGAATCTGGTACCAATAGGTTTTCAGGTCCTCAAGTCAACATTGAAACAAATGATGGTAAAAAATTGAACAGTGATGTTGGAATCACTGAAACTGAGGATACTGAACAGGAAATTCACGGCCTTGACAAAGAAAAAATTCCAGCTTTGATGTCATGTTCAGGTGCTGAGTCCATAAGCACTGATGGTGGTGGTCTAGTTGCTTCAGGGGATTCAGACTGGACTTTATGCCACGTGAACAAGTCATTTGAAGTGTGA
- the LOC100797938 gene encoding actin-related protein 9 isoform X1, with translation MDYLKSALPSQIMSERGSNLVVINPGSANVRIGLASQDTPFNIPHCIARHTEQIPNFTVIDKMLNSTVTTQQHIDREKAYDVIAPLLKIPFLDEEGPSNSFPRKMGRVDGHNPHIIRKDLPFTWTNVYEEATNSSVSLETSSKDETDEFLDPKEGTDSKEPNASERKFKEFICGEEALRISPTEPYCFCRPIRRGHLNISQHYSMQQVLDDLHTIWDWILIEKLHIPRNERNMYSAVLVMPETFDNREIKEILSLVLRELCFGSAVVHQEGLAAVFGNGLSTACVVNIGAQVTSLICIEDGGALPSTGKTLPFGGEDISRAFLWTQRQRQTWPPIHSDVFGKPIDLLVLNQLKETYCEVKEGEFDAVAVVHSYENKVPAGPHKTRLSALNVPPMGLFCPMLLTPDAYPPPPRTWFHDYEDMLEDTWHIDFSRRADMSDTFYPNVNGGLPMWESYPVFSTKPKKEEKVGLAEAITNCILSTGRIDIQRKLFCSIQLTGGVALTSGLIAAVEERVLHAIPPNEAIDTVEVLQSRANPTFVSWKGGAILGVLDLGRDAWISREDWIHNGVHVGSNRKYKDSYYLQAQAMCYMNS, from the exons ATG GATTACCTTAAATCTGCGCTTCCTTCTCAAATAATGTCAGAACGAGGCTCCAATCTGGTTGTTATCAACCCAG GTTCTGCAAATGTTAGGATTGGCTTGGCTTCACAGGATACCCCTTTTAATATTCCTCATTGCATTGCTCGCCATACCGAACAAATTCCTAACTTTACTGTTATAGATAAG ATGCTTAATAGTACAGTTACAACTCAACAGCACATCGATAGGGAAAAAGCTTATGATGTT attgcacCGTTATTGAAGATACCATTTCTGGACGAAGAAGGTCCCAGTAACTCTTTCCCCCGTAAG ATGGGACGTGTTGATGGACACAATCCTCATATTATCAGGAAAGATTTGCCCTTCACCTGGACTAATGTCTATGAGGAGGCCACTAATTCATCTGTGTCATTAG AGACTTCAAGTAAAGATGAGACTGATGAGTTTTTGGATCCAAAAGAAGGTACAGATTCAAAGGAACCTAATGCAAGTGAAAGAAAATTCAAAGAGTTCATTTGTGGTGAGGAAGCATTAAGAATATCCCCAACTGAACCGTATTGTTTTTGTCGTCCAATCCGCAGAGGACACTTGAACATTTCACAACATTATTCCATGCAGCAG GTACTTGACGATCTACATACTATTTGGGATTGGATTTTAATAGAGAAACTGCACATTCCTCGCAATGAAAGAAATATGTATTCTGCTGTTCTTGTGATGCCAGAAACATTTGACAATCGTG aaataaaagaaattctaTCTTTAGTACTACGAGAACTCTGCTTTGGCTCAGCAGTGGTACACCAG GAAGGTCTTGCAGCAGTTTTTGGAAATGGATTATCAACAGCATGTGTTGTGAATATTGGTGCTCAGGTGACATCACTTATATGCATTGAG GATGGAGGTGCTCTACCTTCAACTGGAAAGACTTTGCCTTTTGGTGGTGAG GATATATCAAGGGCCTTTCTCTGGACCCAAAGACAGCGCCAAACTTGGCCACCAATTCACTCAGATGTTTTCGGAAAGCCTATAGATCTGTTAGTGTTAAATCAACTGAAAGAGACATACTGTGAAGTCAAG GAGGGGGAATTTGATGCTGTTGCAGTAGTTCATTCATATGAGAACAAAGTGCCAGCTGGACCTCACAAGACAAGGCTTAGTGCTCTTAAT GTTCCTCCTATGGGATTGTTCTGTCCAATGCTTTTAACTCCTGATGCGTATCCTCCTCCTCCTCGTACTTG GTTTCATGACTACGAGGATATGCTTGAAGATACATGGCATATTGACTTTTCCCGGAGGGCTGACATGTCAGATACTTTCTATCCCAATGTTAATGGAGGATTACCAATGTGGGAAAGCTATCCAGTTTTTTCAACTAagccaaaaaaagaagagaaagtcgGCCTTGCAGAGGCTATTACTAACTGCATTCTCTCAACTG GTCGCATAGACATCCagagaaaattattttgtagCATACAATTG ACTGGCGGGGTGGCTTTGACAAGTGGCTTAATTGCAGCAGTAGAAGAAag AGTTTTACATGCCATTCCTCCAAATGAAGCAATTGATACAGTGGAG GTTCTACAATCAAGGGCAAATCCGACGTTTGTGTCTTGGAAGGGTGGGGCG ATTCTTGGTGTCCTTGATTTAGGCAGGGATGCATGGATAAGTCGGGAGGACTGGATTCACAATGGGGTCCACGTTGGAAGTAACAGAAAATACAAGGATTCATATTATCTTCAGGCTCAAGCTATGTGTTATATGAATTCTTGA